The Melitaea cinxia chromosome 16, ilMelCinx1.1, whole genome shotgun sequence genome contains the following window.
GTATTTGATAcctctattaaaatataattttctaaaaatcttctttctttctttctttttgatTCTTTGTAGGTACTAAATATACACGTAATTTTGGGTGTGGGTTGGCTAGTATTAAACGTCACCACGTATCACCAagaggagggggggggggggggcaaatgaagaaaaaagcATCATCACGTGATAAGTGCAAGGTCCCTTATTACGTCCGCGATGGCCTTGGTCCTTTTAATTTTAGGATAAATCTCTAATAATATGTAGGACAATTTAATACGAGGCGTGCgttcaaataattgtgtaaaTTGTACTCCAAATTCAGGGTTTCcagttatttgttaaaatactgAGGGACTGAGGGTTACGGTATATACAATTTCTAAGCTAATatgccaaatattttttaagagatTTTGgggtaatttttaaattatatcccACCTATTAAAAACTTGATTTTGGATTCTTTGATGAATTGCAATTTTTACACTTTTGGAATCGTCCCCTCACCCGAGAGAATTGAGCTAAATTCGGCGGTAAAATGTATCCAcagtgtatataataaaatcatgcTCAGTTTcagttaaaactacttaatACCACTTTTACTGTGATGTGCGGCCCAGACACAGaacaacataaataattgtgtttgctcgcaaacgaaaaaaaactgacttcaattacatcgacgagtattacatatttatttattattatacattattatacagcgtagatcgacaaaataatagtcaagtaactacgcgttatcaaagattactcaaaaagtagttatcagatctcgataaaatttatatgtgaccacatgataaataccagctttcgattaaattaaaaattataaaaatcggtacatccagtaaaaagttattgcacaTTTTctagagtttccctcaatttctctgagatcatatcatcagatcctggtttacttatcatggtactaaactagggatatcccctttttaacaaaaaaagaattattcaaatcggtacatccagtaagaagttatgcggtataatacaacgtaggtcgacgaaaaaagcgtcaagtaaaaacgcattattagatataactcgaaaagtagttgttagatctcaaataaatttaaatgggaccaattggcacacaccacctttcgattaaaacaaaatttgtcgaaatcggtccacacggtcaaaagttctgatgtaacatacataaaaaaaacagtcgaattgagaacctcctccttttttggaagtcggttaaaaagagtgaTACTCCAACAACCTTTTGAAATACATTCAGTATAGGCAATTGAATCTATTATTAGTAATTGTTGTCTTATAGGCATTTTGAATATGACTGACTAGTCGAGCCGTTGATCAATTGGTTtaattcgaattgagaacctcctccttttttggaagtcggttaaaaaatactgtaaaaagCACCTATAACTtacaattcaattttataaaatcccGTAAAGAATGCAATAgtaattgttaaatatatttcatatttttaagacATTTAGAAGAGGATTCAAAAGTTCTGTCACCGGAAGATATATCTAACATGACACCAGAAGAATTAGAGTTCCACTATTTCTCCGCTCATGATTACGACCGAAATTCAAAACTGGATGGATTGGAAATGTTGAAGGTAATAAGATTCCGAATTACGTCTTAAAACagaagaattaaaaaatcaatagataaacaaatattttaacaaatatatttttttaaattcctagACTACAAATTatcagtttttaatatttttaattgaagtgATGATCTATATATTATCATGTTGCTGAAAACTCTTTATCGCGAAGATTATTATTACcggtttttatttctatattttcttaataagtAATGGTTAATTGGTTACAGGCAGTGTACCATACGATGGAACACGAAGCTTCCGATCCAGACAGTGACGAATCGATAGAGTCAGAAgcaaagaaatttaatatttacattggtttgtattattttattaataagtatagtGTTTACTTACTCCACAAGTAAACACTCCACAAGTGTgtacttgtggatgcctatgtccagcagtggactgcaataggctgatgcgtgcgtgcgtgcgtgcgtattAATAAGCTGATATAAAAAggattataatgaaatttattaacacTAAATGTTTTTAGGTTATGTCACAATAGGAATATGCggaatatattatactattcaATAGTTAAGATTGAGCACTGGGATAACATAACTGAtgagaacatttaaaaaaataatttaaactttcaCAGTCACAAAATTTTACATAGCGTTACGTATAAGtttttgattgattcagcctgtaacatcccactgctgggtctAGGCTTACTTTACTATGTAGCAATAGGGTAATTATTATATGGTAGTAGTAggtcttaattaaaaataactatttcatTTTCAGCTTTAGTAGATAGGACTCTGGAGTCAGATGACAGCGACGGTGATGGGTATATTTCGTACTCAGAGTATCGCGCTGCACGTCTCAACAGCAGTCCCGATAGAACTCCGAGAGTTATTATGTCTGAGAAGTCTCCATCGTAATTTTGtacgtaatataattattataatacttgtAGAGTagctttgaataaaatatagcgTATGTGGTATGTCAAGTTTTGAAGTGAGTGGCTCTAACAACTTGGCAGCTCCATTGATTCTAGGTTGAAAGATTTAGGGCTAAAGGCGATTATACGCCGGCACACCTGACGGATCATGTGATAATGATACTTTAATAgcaaaatagttataatatttatttctacaatAAGGCAGAAAAGAGAAAACTAGACCCAAAACAAGAACGTATTGAAATCGACATTTGTAGTATGCCTATGTCTCgcactaaaaaatataattcctaATTCCGTGGAAAATTCGTGATGAACAGTAGAATCTTAGTTTGTTTGATTATCCTCTTACTagttatctatatgtatattctAAAGTTTATTGTAATCAGTTCATAAATTCTTCAACGCATTTATTTATCTGTCCTTACACTCGTAGTTACATGATTGCAGTATAACGCAATTTTAAGCAACGAGATGCTGCAACTTGTCATGGTACGGTTACGAATTTCGGTGACGGGGCCGGGCCTTATACTCCGTAATACAAATTTGATAGTGTTTCAAAACAAGTCAAgctttatacaaaaattacgtaataaatgTACTGAACTAAATCAGCCTTTAACGTTTTACTACTAAAAGGTCTCttttcaaaagataataataatatataataatggtATGACGTAggcaaataaaatatctataactattaatataatgctaataattaattatatttatttgacttaaGAAAACATTGACAGTATATTGCCAAGTAAATGGCGATAATTTAAGATGTATCTTAACtgataatatcaataaaattattgaaggTGACTCCTTAAGAAACGATAAAAAGTACGTGGTATCAAAAATAATGTGGAGACAGATAGAAATATGTGTTGGGCCAcagatatttgttatatttttatgtattatgttaatcgttattaaggagtaaactccactTTTTAActttagatttattatatttgtcttaTAGGTCTAGGCTACCAAGAAGCGCTATGTGCATTTGTAGCGCGTCTGGCAGGGCAGCCCGCGCTCGCCCCAAGCTACAGCCTCTTTGATCCCGTTCGAAATGTCATCGTAGGGCTCCAAGTCGACGCGGTTACTGGAatcataaaaatgataataattgaagtaattactaaaatattttactcagTTGGTACatgtgtattttttgtatgaatggttttgtaaatatgtaagtCGTTCTATATATGATGAACTTTATTAAATACGTATCATAATGTACAAATCTGTTCAaagatttttaaacattttttaaacctTGTACTTTCTTATGAAAGCGAGATTCGCACAGATGAAAAGAAGGCTTTCAAAATATGTTCTCGGATATTACATAAGTTCAAATAGTGCTTCAATGAGTCTAAGCGGAGatttataaacgaaaaaaaactgtaacaattattattgacCTATTAGCTAAACTGTAATGAAAACAATATAGATTACCCTTGAAATAATTTAGTTCCTTCCAACAAAAGTTCTGCACCAGATGAGTACAGGGCCGCTTGTTGAGGTTTCTGACAAGACAACCGGTAGAGGCAACCGTAGTCTTGGCTCTGCTGCCCGGCGAGGTAGCTCAGGTATAACATAATTTCATCTTCCGTCAGATACGTAACATTTTTGTTATCTAGTACAAGCAAACATAATCTAgttaactaaaatttttaatcacCGAATTTTATGTATACGTGTATCTTACGAATAACTGAACTAAATTGGATAATTCCTTTCTTTGTATTTCTCATTGTCAGCACacgacttttataaaataaaacaaagggGAAAAGATATTTGTATTAACCCAAAAAAGACGTGGAGGTccaaagttcgccgggtcagctagcgTAAATAGCTATCTGTAAATACCGTAATAGAAAACAAGCTTTACATTTTCCTTAAAACAATTtcggttaatttaaaaaaaaatcggacaTTTAAAGAGGGCATATAGATATGTATAAATAACTTCGATTTGTAAACTTTTATcgcaaacatatttatttttaaaacattttttgtacaCAATATTATTGTCCATTACTATCAATTGAAAGCTGTTGGTCATTTGGGTGGTAGAGTCCACAGACGGTCAGATAATCCGCTAGCAATAGGATTACGTTTAGGATGGACGCCGGACACGACAAACGCATCACAGACTATAGGATTAACCATAAGTACCCTTACTGGACGTTAGTGTAAAAAATGTAGTAGCTGTGTTCGAATAAAAATGGAACGAGTTAACAGTACATAGATGTCAGAATGCGTCTGCCAATCGTAAGCCAAGTTTGGTTCAGATTAACAAGGTGGCACGCGCAGACGCAGATGTGTTAGAAGCTTCCGTTCATATCACTTAAATAGTCTTAAATTTTATGAAGTCAGTAAAAACAATTTGCCTGTTGGCAAATTAACatgaaaatactttaaaattatcttttactTTTAAACTTACTGTCGTGATGATCATAACTAAGTGCATTATTAAGAACACTGATcgttaaaaactataatacgATATATACCTTTGTTTGATCATTGTTCcttactttttttatgaattcTGTATTAAGTGTACAACAAATAATAAGctattagaaaaataatgaatattttgtcttttgtataaataatagagTTTAAATAAAAGTCTAAATTACTTTCTTCAATAAACTTAtaattcattatcatcatcatcattactacagcctattgcagtccactgctggacataggcctccacaagttatgtgtgttacccatagtcaccacgctgggcaggcgggttggtaataataataacttataattacatattacataattGCGTGTATATTgatgaaaaaagtaaaaaatatgttgagtaaaaaaagaaaaaaggatAAAACATTACCGTCTAAACTCCTTGCGTAGTAGTTCCCTTTCCAAGCGCCGGCACCGAAGAAACCCGCAGCTAATATCAACGCTTTGAGTACGATGAGTATCACTAAGTTTGTCAAATTTAAACTTAGgacctgaaaataaatattacatgcaaatacgtatattctACACTTGAAAATCATTACCCACATTGTCGTATTATGCGGTAGTTTATTTTTGTAcgttattaagttattttttaactaaaattagtgttagacgatttttttttatccagaAGCACAGATAAGAAACTCATAGTGTAAAAACAAGAATAAAGCAAGAAAATACACAACATTAGTAAAAATCAGATATGTACTTTTAAATAGACCGATCTACACCAAAAGTGTAAGGCTTAGGTTCTTAACTCTTGAACTAAAAATTGGATGATACCCCATTTTGTGTATTTGCTATAGTCAATGactcataatttatatatttttaaaattaggaaaCGTTTAGTCACATATGAATCATTCTAAAACTGCTTTGTCAAATCTTATCTCTGTCAAACTCGAATGGAATGCGTGCGATTTGAAATTGTATGTGCGATACGAACCTGCGACATGCAGTCAAAACCAACCTGGCTACTCCCAGTGGACCTGGCTATGAAGTCTTTAGCTAGGCTTGACATGACTTGACCTCCAGTCCCGCTCAGGAAATTTCCAGCAGTATCGAGGAACGAGGATCTTCCGTAGCTAGAAGTATCATTGGTGTCGACATCGTATCTGCTGACTACTTCTGGAGTCTTGAAGGCGGTCGCTTGCGTTTCTTTAGGTAAAAAGGCACTGGAGTCGTAGTTCTTAGGATACATCTTCTTTGCGTATTGCGGTGATGAGTAGGCCCCGGAATGTTCCGTGGAAGCAACGACAGTGACCAGCAGGAGTAAGTAGATTACAACCATTTTGGGACGCGGATAGAAGACGACTGGAAGGAAACAGGTAGCGTAGCTGTGGGTTTTGCGACGGTCGTTGTATTTCGCTATTTTATCTTTTCCAACTCGCTTTTGTTTATTGCACGCACGATGACATCCCTTAATGGAGCCATTGTTGCTGCGCTTAAGAGGCGGCTCTTTTTTGTTCCAAATATTTTCCGtagatattacatttttaagtatatattttttgtattatgaatttaaaaaaaaattggggatTTTAAAGGCTTTAGATTATAAGGGGGAGATTTTAGTGgtaaatttcatgtttttaaattaatattcccttgtttaataaatataaaaacttagatgatattgattaaaatctaaaataatattgcaaAACTTAACCCTATATAGTTTGTGAAAGTCGATTAGAGGTAttatggtttttaattttttaaatattagtattatttagttgctggccttaaaatgttataataaaaacatgcgGTTTACATGGAAGCAGTGGCGATAATCATAGGAAGGCGTCAAAGACAACGACGGCATGTCGATTTTGTTCCGTAATAGTTGCCACCGTAACGAAAATTTGGTAATGAGGCGATGACATAAGATTTAGTTCTTTGTTATGTATTGATTTTTTCCGTTTACACGGTAAGATATCGATTGTGAGCAATGTCCTATTACATagagatataattttttaaagttatgcttTCAGAAAGCGTGTTTGGTAGGTATGCAGTTTTTTATAGgtgttttaatcatttttttacaatgtaataagagtgagtaaataaatatgtaggtactaaaagttatgaggtataaatacaacgtatgtcgacgataaaatagacaagtaaatacgcattactagacataactcgaaaagtaattatcagatctcgattaaatttaaatgggaccacatgacaaacactgaatttcgattaaaaaaagaatcatcggaATCGGCCCAACCAGTTAGaatttctgaggtaacatacataaaatatacagtcgaattgaaaatctcttttttttaaactcggATAAAAGGACAATATTCAATTGAGTGAAAGTATGATTCTTGCAATGAATTGACGTAAAGAGCCAATTTTCTCTCTGGTTGACTTCGAAaggtatgtattaattttaaacaatataataaccctatcttctatataaataaaaatgaatagctGAAATGTATATACGCGCACACCTTCCGAACGATCGCgacaaattgaataattcttattttggtTCGTTTCTGCCTGGACAAGGTttgtgtaaaagaaaattaaaaaaattattgcgcaaaagaataaaaaaaccgacttcaattacatcggcaagtaacacaacgtaagtagacgaaaaaatagtcaaataaatacgcactATTAGATATAAGTCGCGTTGGCGCaccggtcacagccatggattgtaccatggccatacaggtgtttgccgtggtctgtttgtgcagtccttgtgggtctccccaccgtgcctcggagagcacgttaagccgtcggtcccggttgttactatgtacacctgatagcgatcgttactcatagtagggaatatatccgccaacccgcattggagcagcgtggtggattaagctctgatccttctcttacatgggaaagaggcctatgcccagtagtgggatattacaggctgaagcgatgagtGATCTAGTTTTCCCGCCTTGATTTCTGGCTTTGtcttactaatataatttttgaataccTACTCGTATAATCTAACATTATAGGTATTAACAatttaacaaagaaaatttGTAGATTGTAGGATGTTTATATTAGAAgcttttaatgataaaaataaacatgtcgTACATTACTTGCCTACTGTCAATTTGAAAGGGTGctagggtttttttttgtaaaatatttgtgaaGTCGTTTATGCTTCCTTTTTGAATATCAATTGTTGATCTGTTAATCGAAATAGCaatatagaaattatatttacaattcgaaaaatataaaggtatattaacaaaataatgaaaaacctTCAGTATATATAAACGTAAAgactacaataattttttaaactaatacatTTATTGAAATTCTGAAAAATAGAGCTATTGTGGTGTCCCTTAATTACATCTTATACACACATATTTCGTCGATATCTACAGTTTTAAGAGTCACTGGTTAGACAATAAAGTTTAGACATACTCTGACAAGCATGTAGCACGCGTTATGTCATGAGTTTAATACACTCGTTCTACTTCCCTAAAATAAAGGCATTGTTCCATGGTAAACTTACTTACTGATTAAGTGACATTATTCGTTGTACCTACTATATAAAACAgttttgcaattgtatttaaatgttcattATTTGTGCTCCAGTTTTTTGAACGAAATTAACTAACCGTTTCAATAAGTATTGTATGTTTATTGCGATATGTCTTCGTCGATTAAAAagcaattttatgtatttttgtatgatattaaaaacaCACCAACAATGGTTTCAATCACAATTAGTCACACATATTGTgtcctatatttatttaaagacttTATATCTACCACAAGTTAATAATCTGACTTGTTGGGAGATGCTCATACACATAATGTGATAAAATTTGAGTGAATCTGCTGTAAAGACAAACTGCTGTTTACGTagagttattaaaatttgtgtCTTACTTCGAtaagtgtatttttaatttttaatcgtaCGTAATGAACGTGAACGTATATGGTTGGATCGGGAACAGAGACTCGGATTTTTTCGGGTGTTGAAATTCTGAAGAAAGGGCTAAAGTAACTGCTGCTGCTAAGTAACACATGACATGCTTTGATTAGTAATCTTTCTTCCTGCATTATCATTTTTCCaataaatacaaca
Protein-coding sequences here:
- the LOC123660928 gene encoding multiple coagulation factor deficiency protein 2 homolog, whose protein sequence is MSRAAAGGPGRATRRADWRTRAPHGQSLCTSNKPVNTKICPRQLIKVIIVPVYLVILLNGLASCMRRGPHHPHGQLPVDQKHHHYKPRSSKSLTSDTQLLHDTKHLEEDSKVLSPEDISNMTPEELEFHYFSAHDYDRNSKLDGLEMLKAVYHTMEHEASDPDSDESIESEAKKFNIYIALVDRTLESDDSDGDGYISYSEYRAARLNSSPDRTPRVIMSEKSPS
- the LOC123661114 gene encoding uncharacterized protein LOC123661114; translation: MVVIYLLLLVTVVASTEHSGAYSSPQYAKKMYPKNYDSSAFLPKETQATAFKTPEVVSRYDVDTNDTSSYGRSSFLDTAGNFLSGTGGQVMSSLAKDFIARSTGSSQVLSLNLTNLVILIVLKALILAAGFFGAGAWKGNYYARSLDDNKNVTYLTEDEIMLYLSYLAGQQSQDYGCLYRLSCQKPQQAALYSSGAELLLEGTKLFQGNRVDLEPYDDISNGIKEAVAWGERGLPCQTRYKCT